The following proteins come from a genomic window of Nitrosopumilaceae archaeon AB1(1):
- a CDS encoding geranylgeranylglyceryl/heptaprenylglyceryl phosphate synthase translates to MPGSTEQYLNEEIKKKKTLVFVLIDSEVSNSTESTSLAKQVQEIGASAILVGGSSAIDQFEMLKVVENIKSSVSIPVILFPGNVSGIVPGADAILFMSLLNSDNPYFISQAQALGSYNVLKYGIEALPTAYIIIGNDTTAWFVGSAKGIPHNKPKIAAAYSLSAKFLGMRFVYLEAGSGASQNVTPEMVQTVRKVFDGFIIVGGGIGDAKIATSLANAGADALVLGTILEKNNNLETLRDIINSIQK, encoded by the coding sequence ATGCCAGGTAGCACTGAACAGTACCTAAATGAAGAAATTAAGAAGAAAAAAACTCTAGTTTTTGTACTAATTGATTCCGAAGTCTCAAATTCTACAGAATCTACATCTTTGGCAAAACAGGTACAAGAAATTGGAGCATCTGCCATTCTTGTTGGTGGTTCATCTGCTATTGATCAGTTTGAAATGTTAAAAGTGGTAGAAAACATAAAGAGTTCAGTTAGCATACCTGTGATATTATTCCCTGGTAATGTATCCGGTATAGTTCCAGGTGCTGATGCAATCTTGTTTATGTCATTATTGAATTCTGATAATCCATACTTTATCTCACAGGCTCAAGCACTTGGATCATACAATGTCCTAAAGTATGGAATAGAGGCTTTACCAACAGCATACATCATAATTGGAAATGATACCACTGCATGGTTTGTTGGTTCTGCAAAAGGCATACCACACAACAAACCGAAAATTGCAGCTGCATATTCTTTATCTGCTAAATTCCTTGGTATGCGTTTTGTATATCTTGAAGCAGGATCTGGAGCATCTCAGAATGTTACACCAGAAATGGTCCAGACTGTTCGTAAAGTCTTTGACGGTTTCATCATCGTAGGTGGAGGAATTGGAGATGCTAAAATAGCTACTAGCCTTGCTAATGCAGGGGCAGATGCCCTAGTTTTAGGCACGATTTTAGAGAAAAATAACAATCTAGAGACACTGCGAGATATCATTAATTCCATACAAAAGTAG